The genomic segment TGACCTTGGCCACCAGGTCGCTCCCCTTGGGGAAGCCGATGCCGTAGGACTGGCCCATGTACATGGGACCGACGATCTTGACCTGGTCCTTGCCCACGGTCCGGACGAAGTCGGAGATGACCGGGGAGTCGAAGATGACCGCGTCGGCGCCGCCGGACAAGAGCTCCATGAACATGGCGTCGTTGTTGGGGAAGAGCTTGACTTCCTTGGCCTGGGCCTCCTTCTTGGCGAAGTCCTCGCTGGTGGTGCCCAGCTTGGTGGAGACGATCTTGCCCTTGAGGTCCTCGACGCCCTTGATGTCGTCGTTGCCGATCTTGACCAGGATGAGGAGCCCGGCGTTGTAATAGGGATCGGAGAAGTCCACGACCTCGGCCCGCTCGGGCTTGATGGTCATGCCGGCGATGCCCACGTCGATCTGGCCGGACTGGAGGCCGGGGATGATGCCGTTGAAATCCATGGGCTGGAGGTCGTACTCGGCGCCGATGGACTTGGCCAGGGCGTCCCAGAGCTCCACGTCGAAGCCGGTGTGCTTGCCGGTCTGGGGGTCCTTGAACTCGAAGGGCGGGAAGTTGGTGTCCGTGGCCACCACGAGCTTGCCGGCCATGGCCGTCGAGGTCAGGCCCAGGACCAGGGCGGTCAGGGCCAGAGCGAGAAAACGTTTCATGCTGCCTCCTGAAAGATGAATTGGTTGGTGATTTGAAACAAAAACGAGCCCGGCAGGAACTCCGGTCGGACTCGTTTTGATAGCCGGGAAGCGGGTTGGGGGCAAGCCCTGAAAGGAAGCCCGGGAAGGCTTGATTCGACGGTTCACTGCCTGCGGTAGCGTCCGACCCAGTCCTCCCATCCGGGAGGGATCTTCTGGAAATGCATGTAGTCCACCCGAACCTCGGTCCAGTCTCCGCCCCATTCCCAGCCCAGGTCCTTGAAGGCCAGGACCACCGGGCAGTCCGGGGTCAGGGTCCCAGGCGCGGACGGGTCGTAGACGGCTCCGGGCGGGAGGACCAGATCGCCCTTGAAGTACGGGTTCAGACGGGGGTTG from the Deltaproteobacteria bacterium genome contains:
- the glnH gene encoding glutamine ABC transporter substrate-binding protein GlnH, which codes for MKRFLALALTALVLGLTSTAMAGKLVVATDTNFPPFEFKDPQTGKHTGFDVELWDALAKSIGAEYDLQPMDFNGIIPGLQSGQIDVGIAGMTIKPERAEVVDFSDPYYNAGLLILVKIGNDDIKGVEDLKGKIVSTKLGTTSEDFAKKEAQAKEVKLFPNNDAMFMELLSGGADAVIFDSPVISDFVRTVGKDQVKIVGPMYMGQSYGIGFPKGSDLVAKVNAALQKMKDDGSYRDLYLKWFGTEPK